One Candidatus Krumholzibacteriia bacterium genomic window carries:
- a CDS encoding serine/threonine-protein kinase, producing the protein MIPDEDRTDERRAEIARRVADGAPITWDHDGKDATLRHLHWIERIGSAYRDSSNAMAPITAPDDDAPTPEPDFVWGPLDGFEAIGRGASGTVFRAVDRKLERTVALKLFDSTAADVLEEARRLARVRHPNLLTVYDTDVHDGRAGLWTEWIVGMDLEEELRRRGCWSPDEALAAADVICGALAVLHEAGLAHGDLTARNVLRERGGRLVVADLGASTDTLDGPIGVLRTGTPLALPPECLDGKPTGPRDDLYSLGVLLYRMLTDRHPVEAESLDELRHLHTRDGPTPVRSHRPTLPADLAAVVDRAVDRDPGRRFPTAAALRSALPSARPRPPRHDPRRTAVLGLAAAAIALALFVGVRPGTTPGEAPAPVLLASYDAVFGEVGPMQEIREGERLHLEWDLDAPSYVYVLNEDARGDVHVLFPLDVLDTTNPLPAGEHRLPGTIGSRGFGWQVTRAGGEEHVLVLRSAEPLTELESTLARIPDASRDAATIAASEVGPRLRATLRSMAGLAPSTPDDRAGTFLRDLVENHRL; encoded by the coding sequence GTGATCCCTGACGAAGACCGGACCGACGAGCGCCGCGCCGAGATCGCCCGGCGGGTGGCCGACGGCGCGCCGATCACGTGGGACCACGACGGCAAAGATGCCACGCTGCGTCACCTCCACTGGATCGAACGCATCGGGTCGGCCTACCGCGACAGCAGCAACGCCATGGCCCCGATCACCGCGCCCGACGACGACGCACCGACCCCGGAGCCCGACTTCGTCTGGGGTCCCCTCGACGGATTCGAAGCGATCGGCCGTGGCGCTTCGGGGACGGTGTTCCGCGCCGTCGACCGCAAGCTCGAACGCACAGTGGCCCTCAAGCTCTTCGATTCCACGGCAGCGGACGTGCTCGAGGAGGCCCGCCGGCTCGCGCGCGTGCGGCATCCGAACCTCCTGACCGTGTACGACACCGACGTCCACGATGGCCGCGCCGGACTGTGGACGGAGTGGATCGTCGGCATGGACCTGGAGGAGGAACTCCGGCGGCGTGGCTGCTGGTCGCCCGACGAGGCGCTGGCGGCCGCAGACGTGATCTGCGGCGCCCTGGCCGTGCTGCACGAAGCGGGGCTGGCGCACGGCGATCTCACCGCGCGCAACGTGCTGCGCGAGCGCGGCGGGCGGTTGGTCGTGGCCGATCTCGGTGCGAGCACCGACACCCTGGACGGGCCGATCGGAGTCCTGCGCACCGGTACACCGCTGGCGCTTCCGCCCGAGTGCCTCGACGGCAAGCCGACCGGGCCCCGCGACGACCTGTACTCGCTGGGCGTCCTCCTCTACCGCATGCTCACCGATCGGCACCCGGTCGAGGCGGAGAGCCTGGACGAACTGCGGCACCTCCACACACGAGACGGGCCCACACCGGTACGCAGCCACCGCCCGACGCTTCCCGCCGACCTGGCCGCGGTGGTCGACCGTGCCGTCGACCGGGATCCCGGGCGCCGCTTCCCGACGGCTGCTGCCCTGCGGAGCGCGCTGCCGAGCGCTCGCCCACGACCACCACGCCACGATCCGCGCCGGACCGCTGTGCTCGGGCTGGCCGCGGCCGCGATCGCGCTCGCCCTGTTCGTCGGCGTCCGCCCCGGAACGACGCCCGGCGAGGCGCCGGCACCCGTGCTCCTCGCTTCGTACGACGCCGTGTTCGGTGAGGTCGGTCCGATGCAGGAGATCCGCGAGGGGGAACGTCTGCACCTGGAGTGGGACCTCGACGCGCCATCCTACGTGTACGTGCTGAACGAGGACGCACGCGGGGACGTGCACGTGCTCTTCCCCCTCGACGTCCTGGACACGACGAACCCACTGCCGGCCGGCGAGCACCGGCTTCCCGGAACCATCGGGAGTCGCGGGTTCGGCTGGCAGGTCACGCGGGCGGGGGGCGAGGAGCACGTGCTCGTCCTGCGGTCTGCCGAGCCCTTGACCGAGCTGGAATCGACGCTGGCCCGGATCCCCGATGCGTCCCGCGATGCTGCGACGATCGCGGCGTCGGAGGTCGGGCCCCGCCTGCGCGCAACACTGCGGAGCATGGCCGGACTGGCACCGAGCACGCCCGACGACCGCGCCGGCACCTTCCTCCGCGATCTCGTCGAGAACCACCGCCT
- a CDS encoding RNA polymerase sigma factor codes for MDRTAVLLDRIRAGDARAADELAARFLPPLRRWARGRLPLRARHLAETDDLVQIALVRALNRVEDFDSRREGAFLAYLRQILLNALRDEIRRADRHGERVDPEDAAAEPSLVEDAVGVDVLVAYETALAELPPTLQEAIVLRVEFQWNYAEIAAATGSPSANATRMAITRGLVQLAEVMRDP; via the coding sequence ATGGACCGCACCGCCGTGCTGCTCGACCGGATCCGCGCCGGCGACGCACGGGCCGCCGACGAGTTGGCGGCGCGGTTCCTCCCACCGCTCCGCCGTTGGGCACGCGGACGTCTTCCCCTGCGCGCGCGCCACCTGGCGGAGACGGACGATCTTGTGCAGATCGCGCTCGTCCGTGCGTTGAATCGAGTGGAGGACTTCGACTCGCGGCGCGAGGGAGCCTTCCTGGCGTACCTGCGCCAGATCCTCCTGAACGCGCTGCGCGACGAGATCCGTCGGGCCGATCGCCACGGTGAGCGGGTCGACCCGGAGGATGCCGCCGCCGAGCCCTCGCTGGTCGAGGACGCGGTCGGGGTCGACGTGCTCGTGGCCTACGAGACGGCGTTGGCGGAACTCCCGCCGACGTTGCAGGAGGCGATCGTCCTGCGGGTGGAGTTCCAGTGGAACTACGCCGAGATCGCCGCGGCGACCGGCAGCCCGTCGGCGAACGCCACGCGGATGGCGATCACCCGTGGTCTCGTGCAGTTGGCGGAGGTGATGCGTGATCCCTGA